One genomic segment of Hydra vulgaris chromosome 14, alternate assembly HydraT2T_AEP includes these proteins:
- the LOC136091252 gene encoding uncharacterized protein LOC136091252 gives MAANLKLGDTFPDFQTCINAVNKSALTNYRPLRIDSKETIASHNKKLIGDKAIVTTEEIFACRWHTPKTKSCHIPSKNVSSVSFAPVKERVLTHTQRYQTVMTYLQPIASILADLPPSSFVNALEWVKTLEDHSRTTQWMSTNPNIQSSGLTCFDLKELFQNCISR, from the exons atggccgCAAATTTAAAGTTAGGAGATACTTTCCCTGATTTTCAAACTTGTATAAATGCAGTCAATAAGTCCGCTTTAACGAATTATCGTCCATTAAGGATAGACAGTAAAGAAACTATTGCTagtcataataaaaagttaattggtGATAAGGCTATTGTCACAACAGAAGAGATATTCGCATgcag atggcATACACCAAAAACCAAATCTTGTCATATCCCATCAAAAAATGTATCATCTGTTTCTTTTGCACCTGTTAAGGAAAGAGTACTAACTCATACTCAGCGATACCAGACAGTAATGACATATTTACAACCAATAGCTTCAATTCTTGCAGATCTTCCTCCTTCAAGTTTTGTTAATGCATTGGAATGGGTTAAGACTTTGGAAGATCACAGCCGCACCACTCAATGGATGTCAACAAACCCAAATATCCAAAGTAGTGGCTTAACATGTTTTGATTTGAAAGAACTCTTCCAAAATTG tatttcaaGATGA